Genomic DNA from Clavibacter michiganensis:
CGTGCGCCCGCGCCGTCCAGACGGCTTCCCGGAGCCACGACCCTCGCCGGTGCCGGGCGTGCGCAGACCCTCGTCCTCGGCCTCGTCGCGCGGGACGTCGCGTCCCGTGTCGACGCGGCCGATCCCGGGGATCACGGCGGACCGCAGCGGCGGCACCGAGCGCTGACCGCCGCGCGGGCGGGACAGCGGCTCGTCGCGCCGGGCGGCGGGCGCGGGCGCGTCCTCCGCGACGTCGTCCCCCTCGTCCTCGCGCGGCACGGACTCCCGCTCGCCCCGCCGGCGCCGCAGCGCCTCGAGCAGGTCGGCGGTCTCGTTCAGCTCCACCTGCGCCACGCGCGCGGGCTGCTGGCTGCCCGCGGGGTGGTTGCCCTGTCGACCGAGGTGCGAGACGGACGCGCCCTCGTCGCGGCGAGGCGCCTCCCACGGCTGGGGGGCGGTGTCCTGCGTGCTCGACGCCGTCGGCTCGGGCAGGCGGAAGGCCCCGCTGTCGAATCGCGTGACGCCGGCCTCCTCGTGCGTGTCCGCGACCTCGGGCGGAAGGGCACGGAGCCGCGGGATGAGGGCACCGCGGATCTCGCCCTGCTGCGACAAGGTGATCGCCTCGTTGTTGGCGGGGGAGAGCGCGTGCTTCTTGGCGTCGTAGGACCACCTCGCGTCGTGCTCGATCTCCTCGCTCGTGAAGGCCACCTTGACGACCCAGCCGCCGAGCTGCTCCTTCCAGCTGCTCCAGCGCACGTCCTCGGCGCCGAGCGACTCGAGGCGCTCCTCGATGACCTGGCCGAAGAGCGTGCCCTGGCCCATCGGGTCGACCTCGATGGCGGTGTGCACGGGCACCTTCATCGCGCTGCGCACGACGTGCTCGCGCTCGGCGACGACGGGACCCTCGAACTTGCGGACGTACTCGACGGACGCGCCGGTCTCCCGCGCGACGTCCTCGGCGCTCATGCCCTGGCGGATGAAGGACTGGATGATGCGCGGCGCGGCCTTGCGCGTCTGGCCGCCGTCGGCGGACTGGCGGCGCAGCGCGGACCGGAACGCGTCGTCCATCACGAGGCGGTGCCGGTCACCGCCCGCGGTCTCGACGACGAGGGCGCCGTCCTCGACTCCGACGATCTTCAGATCCTGCATGTGTTCCACGCCTCTCGCGCTCACTGGACGATTCACGATCGCACGAGTCGACCCCTCTTCCGGGGAATACGCGTGGCGCGCCGCGACTTGAGTCCGACGAGAGCGCCGGAGGGCGGGATCACGGGCCCCGGACGCAGGTTGTTCGTGCGCGAACGGTGTACCGTGTGAGTCCGCATCCGCGGCCCGGGGACGGGCCGGCTCCCCGCATCCAAACCGCCGATCAGGGCCCCCGACGGGGGCCTCAGGACGGTTTGCTATCCGGATGCGATTCATGCAAACTGTGCCCGCCGATTCCGTTCGGCGGTTATTCGAGAAGTGGACAGGAATGGCAACTGATTACGACGCCCCGCGCAAGACGGAGGACGACTCCGACTCGATCGAGGCTCTGAAGGAGCGCGTCCCGGACCGCATGTCCGGGGTCGTGGACGTCGACGATGCCGACAACCCCGGGAGCTTCGACCTCGCCGGAGCCGACCTCTCCGACCTCGAGCTCGAGACGGTGGTGCTGCCGCCGCAGGCGGACGAGTTCACCTGCGTGAGCTGCTTCCTCGTGAAGCACCGCTCGCAGATCGACCACCAGGAGAAGCTCGGGCCCATCTGCCAGGAGTGCGCCGCCTAGAGCGACGCCGGGCGAGAGCCCCTACAGGCCCCGCGCCTGACCGCACGTCATGATCGCCGCGATCCCCGGATCGCGGCGATCAGTCGTTCCGGGCTGCGGGTGGACAGCAGCCAGTAGGGGGCGGGGTCCGCGGCGTCCATCAGCGGCACCTTGACCACCGGATCCACCCACCCGCGGATGACGAGGTACGCCCGCGCGTGCAGCCGCGTACCGCGCTCTGCCGTCGCCTGCGCGCTCCGGAAGCCCTCGGGGTCGCCGAGCTGGTCGACGGCGATGGACGCGCGGCCGGCGCGCAGCCGCCCCTCGGCGACCTCGATGACCGGGCTGGTGAGCACGAGCGTGGCCACGACGCCCGCGTACAGCACGATCGCGACGATGACCCCGGCGACGACGCTGATGGGAAGGAACACGAGCAGGCTCGCGGGGATGACGAGGGCGGTGGCGACGAAGAGCCAGGGAGCCGGCCACAGCCGCTCGCGGTAGGGGGATGCGGGCATGCGCCTATTGCATCAGATTCCTGCACTAGCCTCGGACCGTGCCCGATCCCGTCGACGTCCTCATCGCGGGCGACGCCCCCATCCCGGCCTACGCGCATCCCGGCGACGCCGGCGCCGACCTCGTGAGCGCGGAGGCCCTGCGCCTCGAGCCCGGCCAGCGGGCCACCGTCGGCACGGGCGTGTCGATCGCCCTCCCGGACGGGTACGCCGCCTTCGTTCTCCCGCGCAGCGGCCTCGCCGCCCGCCACGGCATCACGATCGTCAACGCGCCCGGCACCGTCGACGCGGGGTACCGCGGCGAGATCCGGGTCACCCTCCTCAACACCGACGCCGAGGCCGCGTACGATGTCGCGGTCGGCGACCGCATCGCGCAGGTCGTCGTCATGCCGGTCAGCCGGGTGCGCTTCGTGCCCGTCGAGAAGCTGCCCGGGAGCCACCGCGGCACGGGGGGCTTCGGCTCCACGGGCACCGGCGCCCTCCCCGTCCGAGACCCAGGAGACCGAACATGACCGACGAGAACGCGAACCAGCCGGACGACGCCGTCG
This window encodes:
- a CDS encoding DUF3093 domain-containing protein, with the translated sequence MPASPYRERLWPAPWLFVATALVIPASLLVFLPISVVAGVIVAIVLYAGVVATLVLTSPVIEVAEGRLRAGRASIAVDQLGDPEGFRSAQATAERGTRLHARAYLVIRGWVDPVVKVPLMDAADPAPYWLLSTRSPERLIAAIRGSRRS
- a CDS encoding DUF4193 domain-containing protein; the protein is MATDYDAPRKTEDDSDSIEALKERVPDRMSGVVDVDDADNPGSFDLAGADLSDLELETVVLPPQADEFTCVSCFLVKHRSQIDHQEKLGPICQECAA
- the sepH gene encoding septation protein SepH, with translation MQDLKIVGVEDGALVVETAGGDRHRLVMDDAFRSALRRQSADGGQTRKAAPRIIQSFIRQGMSAEDVARETGASVEYVRKFEGPVVAEREHVVRSAMKVPVHTAIEVDPMGQGTLFGQVIEERLESLGAEDVRWSSWKEQLGGWVVKVAFTSEEIEHDARWSYDAKKHALSPANNEAITLSQQGEIRGALIPRLRALPPEVADTHEEAGVTRFDSGAFRLPEPTASSTQDTAPQPWEAPRRDEGASVSHLGRQGNHPAGSQQPARVAQVELNETADLLEALRRRRGERESVPREDEGDDVAEDAPAPAARRDEPLSRPRGGQRSVPPLRSAVIPGIGRVDTGRDVPRDEAEDEGLRTPGTGEGRGSGKPSGRRGRTAMPSWDEIVFGARSDDDHLA
- the dut gene encoding dUTP diphosphatase, producing the protein MPDPVDVLIAGDAPIPAYAHPGDAGADLVSAEALRLEPGQRATVGTGVSIALPDGYAAFVLPRSGLAARHGITIVNAPGTVDAGYRGEIRVTLLNTDAEAAYDVAVGDRIAQVVVMPVSRVRFVPVEKLPGSHRGTGGFGSTGTGALPVRDPGDRT